ctacaatTCGCCTACACACGAGCTAGAAATACataactattttttaaattattttttaaatgtatttatttatttaaccgaTTACAGCATATCAGGTGATTTACAAGGATTGCTTCATTACAGTTTAACCATGGGAGCAATCTGTTACGGCGCCGGGGCCGGAGTGGCCCTGGATCTGGACGCTGCCGCCGCCGAAAACCAGGAATTCCTCAGCACGCGCAGCAGCGAGAGGCAGGAGATGGTCGTGCTCAACGACAGACTGGCGGCCTACATTGAGAAGGCAAGGCCTTTCCCTTGCCTCCCACATTTTATGCTGTATATTTGGCAACGCTTGGAAAACGTCGCTGTGGTCTGGGCCCGTCCGTGACAGAATTTGTCTGATTTTACCACGCTTGAGTGTGCCACACAGAGTGGCGGTGTCGGAATGCGCCTCCTGGCATCGGAGAAGAAGCCGCGCATTACTTTCAGTTACATGGTCATCAAGCATATTCGAGCATGTAGTAGCCAGCATACatttcacacataaacacacacacacacacacacacacacacacacacacaaaccgcgCATGGAATAATCTATGATCTTTGTTCCTTCTAAAAAGGTTCGGACACTGGAGCAGCAGAACAGGCAGCTGGAGGCAGAGATTGAGGCCCTGCAGAACCGTTTCGTAAAGCCGTCAGGTCTGCGGATGCTCTACGAGGAACAGctgagagagatgaagagggtCGCTGATCAGATGAAAAGGGAGCGGGTATGATGTTCGTTTACACAACAACAGTTAAATTGTTTACCTCATTGATGACCATCAAAGCGCACAGGCATATGCACAAATTCCCGacaattttctgttttctatGAATAGTCTATGTTCTTTATATACATACACGAGACGAGCATACGATACGTTACAGAGGCTATGGTTTATTATAGCCTATATTAAACGCAGAGGGAGGGAAGTACACGTCGGATAAGGTTAGGCGGTGCCCATGTTTAACTGTTCATATAGAATGATAATGAATCTGCTCATATAAAAGCCTGcttattgtaataataatatttttaaaaatagcctaattaatattatttatatttgtcgttattattattattattattattattattaggcctaCTACAAATGCGTCTTTATTTCCCATAACAAGCtatgtttcataaaatgttaCTATGTGGGGTGCTCTCCATATGCATTTACAACATGTCTTGTAGGCTACGCTTCATATATGCCTTGCCTTTTCCAGGACATGGCTGTTGCCGCTAAAGATGCTATGGCTGGTCAACTCGAGATGCTCAAAGCGAAGTATGAGGAGGCGGTGGAGATGAGGAAGAAGGCCGAGTTGGAGATAGAGGCTTTCCGCCCGGTGAGAGCCAATGTCACCGTTTCTCCAGCGGCCCCGAAATAATACCCTGTATCGTTGGACTAGAGgacatatagcctaataaagTTTTACCTTTTGTCTTAACTtgcattgtatttaaaaaaaaaaaaaacttaatttccCTCACAATGAACAAACATATCATATCAAATATCATATCGAAGGTTGTCTAATAGCCTAATTGgaaaagttatttattatttatttaatgcaaatgACATTTAAGTTATGAGTTACATGTAGGCCAACAGTGGAAGAATCGAATCCTCACATTCACTTGAAATACAGCtatagaaatgtgttttcattagttTATATGACTTTTCTTGGGTTGTAGGATGTTGACGCAGCTACATCCGCGCGCATTGCTCTGGAGAAACATCTGGAGAATTTGGAGGCGGAAATTGAGTTCCTCCGGAGGGTTCACAGGGAGGTAAAATCGATTTGAAAACTCACTGTAAAATTTtctaaatttcttaatttttgatACAGCTTTTCAAAGTctatagaataataataataataataataataataataataataataccaataataataatgttagtGTAactggcattattattattattattattgttgttgttgttattattattattattattattattattattatttatttatttatttattgaaaactatttattttcaggaaatTGAGGAGCTAATGCaacaaatatataaagcatCGGGCACAGTGGATATAGCTTTTTCTGTCCCAGACCTCGCGACTGCTCTCAAACAAGTGCAAGATCAATACGACTTCATCGCTGCTAAAAACCTACAGGTATACCAGGTCTTGTTTGGCTTTAAGTTAGCCAAACGGTCACAATTGTGCTATATGGTTGATAATGTGTATGGTGTTGTTTGCAAGTGGACGATTATGTCACTAATGCGTTGGAGTTTTATGCTTTCGTCTGGAGGAAATTTAGCCTAAAACGAACAGACATTAATCACGTGCCCgacatatattatatatctaTTTTTCAGGAGATGGATTCTTGGTATAAGACGAAATTCGAGGACTTAAATCATGCTTCTACAAAACATGTGGAAAGTGTTCGAGGTGTGAGGCAGGAGATTTCCGGCGCTAAGAAAGACGTGAGTAACTCGAGATTTTATCCCAGCTGTAATCACAttactgcacatttttaaaaaattaagtttgaTTTCACTAATACTTTCTGATGATTTTTTGTTCACGGggattttcccatgatgcaaaGTCAAAATGAGTCAATCAAGGCTGTAAAATATATCCATGACTCATAGTTTAATGTATCCATGAGTGAAACGATTGCTGAGAAGTCAATATATCCTGCGTAGATCCAGAACAAGGAGCGCGATCTCGAGGCCTTGAAAACCAGAAATGAGACACTGGAAGCACAAATCCGCGAGAGGCAAGAAAAGTACAAGAAGGAACTGGAGGAACTACAGGTTTGACATCTATAATCACCTAAACGAAATAATGAAATTctggtaataaaataaatcacagcagGATTTTCTGATCAAGAAGGGctaaatgtagaaataaaaaataaagtatatacatgtatatataaataaatgtatattaatatttatcagGCAAAGATAGATAGCCTGAAACTGGAGATGAAAATCACCAAGGAGAAAATTGCCCTGCACCTCCGTGAATACCAGGACCTCCTGAACATAAAGATGGCCTTGGAGATTGAAATCACCACATACAGGTAAGAGCTACTATATCAGACTCAAAATGCTTAAGGGATCCCAAAGGATTCAGTCCTGCTTATTATCTTTGACTGGAGTAGTCAATATTTCCCCTAATCCCAAGCAATGACACGATTAAACAGATGGATCCATCTGAAACTAAGACACCACACTGTCTgtcatcattttgtttttactggaTTGGTACAGTGGTGCCAACTGCTGGTGCCAAAGAGGAAGGGCTTATAATTTGTTTCAGCCTTACTTgttctgtttactgtgctgttcCAGGTTGATTACATATCAGGTGCTggtgttgttttcttttctatcAGGAAACTGATTGAAGGGGAAGACTTGCGACTGACAGGCATGGTGCAGGGCATGTCGCTAATGAGCAGTAGCATGAGTGCTTTGAGTGCTGGGACAAGCGTGGGCTTGGGCAGTGGAATGGGCGTAGGCCTGGCCGGCGGAATGGGCGTAGGCCTGGGCGGTGGCAGCAGTGGTGGGATAGCTGGAAAGAATGAGAGGGGAGTCATTGAAAGCTACTCTGAACAAGCAGTGGAAATGACAGAGAAGAAGACTGTGCTCATCAGGTAACAgtagcttgtttttttaaaaatgcatagaaaCACAGGGCACACGTACTATGTATACCATggcaacataataataataataataataataataataataataatataaggaAAATGTTTGACAAACCCATAGCAGATATGGattttttcagtgtaattaaAAGTTTTCCAGagtaaaaactgtgaaaatgttaatgtcTGACAGAAGACAATAAGAGAAGTGCTTAATAATTGTCTGCATTTATCTCGGAACAGTTAAGACAGAAGGTGTCACAGCGCAAAGTGACATACAGGAGAGAAACATCATCATCTCCGGAGCAGCTGATGACACAGACGAAGAGCAaggctgctcctcctcccctaACCCCTCCACAGCCTGGAATCCACGGGTCGAGCTTTGGCTCAGACTCCCCAGCAACACAGTGCCCTGCGTAGCTTTACCACAAATATTAAAACCTTCTGCGTGCCCTTTGCAACGTGCCTACAAGCTCAAATAAAATGATCAGCAATCTACTAAATGAGTTCCTCTGTTTCTTCACATAACATGGATCCATTAGTTGCTATGTGgccatattaaaaaaacatcttttacaaaaacattaagAAGTCATGGTTcctcaaacagagagagagttagagaatGGCAAAATGATCTAGTTTAAttgcaaataatttatttttgtttcgaAAATATTGGATCTCTTCTCCCCACCAATTCACCATCATTTGCCAGAAAGTTCCTTTATGATGTCTTTTGTGAGAGACACCCTCTCCATCTGTTGCCGATCGGTAGTGATCCCATCTCCCAAAAATTCTCAGCATCCCgttggggattggggggggggggcttgaggtgaggtgagtttGACAGAACTGTGTTACTAAGATCTCAACAGTTATCCATCAGAAATGCAGATATTCTATTTCTGGGGCaattgagattaaaaataaaaaaataaaaaacattgtaaatgaACATTACAGCTAAGTAGCTACCTGGTATACACTTTAAAATCTCCCTGAATGGCATGCACCAAGCTGGACTCATTGCAGAAATGTTGTGATCTACAGAGGAGTTAAGCGGCCTTAACCATGGAAGCGCTTGGGATGAGAGGGAGATGGTCAGGGGCTTGTGCCACACTAGTCTTCTGCTTGACCACAGGAACATCTCTCACCACTTCGAGAGAATGTGTAGATAATTCCTGCACTTATCATATGAGTCAATCCAGCCAGGTACAGTGAACTTTAACCTCCTTCGTCCTGTGACCACTGGACAATTAAGAGCACAGACTGATTCATTCGAGCACACTCAGCGACCGACTGAGCCTTGGGTGTAGGCATTTAAAATAGACAGAGCGTACCGGCCcggtaatgtttaaaaaatagcattcaGAAACGAAATATGATTTCCACAACTTTGAAGAGTTTGCCAGGAACAAACTTTGGCCTTATGGTTAAAGATTGGGCCTCCACCACTATATCCTTGAgctaaagtaaaataaaaagataaagtaaaaaaaatgaagttgaGGACAATGATATAGATCAGGGAAAGTATTCATTTGATTTGTATAagacacataaacataaacagaacCCAATGAACACAAGCAGTAACATATCAagcacagaattttaaaaacttaGCTTTCTGCCCCAGGGCCTCCACACTCCTGTTGTTTTATCTATTACTTTGCAATAGAAAACAGAATATGTtcaacacatacattttttcagatattaagaatcattttatatttcaccGAAAAACACTAACTGGACTTGCATAACTGGCACAGATGATCACATATAAAGAATGAAGGACAAATGTTTTgagatgtgtctgtgtgttaaatTTTGCTTTCCAGTATATGCTGAACATttgtataaaatgaaatgtctgCTTCCAGAACAAAGGCAGGATGGAGGGCTATTTGAATATGACGTCTACAATTATCTAGATGACTCACGGTATGAACTTAGATGTATATTGAGTTAATCAATAGCCAGCGACTACCCAGGCCATCATTTCCACAAGCTCATTCCACCCGAAACAGAGGCGTAATTAATACACGAGAGTCTTATTCTTTCTAGAAATGGACCGGAGATTATTAAACCCAGAACTGTCAATCCCGCTCTCTAATGAGGAACCGAGAAACCGTCTCCCTACCCTGACCGCCACTGATTTACATCATTAGTTTATATTTGGTCCCTGCCATGTGCCCCCGACCTACAGAAATTCCAGGTCTCTCAATTTTCAAGAAATACACCACCATGAAAAAGGCTAGCCAAATACGCCCAGCACTCTGTATTACATAATTAACTGCATTATGCCGAGCTGCGGTCAGGACATTTCTGCTCCCTAAGCCACGCGACCGGGAGCTATCCAGGGTCCTGTCAAGAGCATTTCCGCCTCTGGTTTTTAAACTGCGCGTACACGACAGCAttgtcatctttaaaaaaaagtacaaataaaaaaccagGAAACTTAGATGTTATTCTTCAATACTATGTTCATATTGGAGTGGTTTGTCTATCTGTATACAGACCTCACTCAACTTGAAGTTTTCCATAAGCAATGTACACATAATTTACTACAAAAAGCAGATTCCTTAGCACAGAAACATTTGTAGCGTTCAACTTGGTACAATTATACGGCAGAAAATAGAGATGAACACCGTTACacgttaaaatatagccccaaatatattaataaataaactataAAGCCATCGCATTTTCTAATCGTTCCTTAATTTGACTCGCTCTGTGTTAATATTAAATTCCACATCGCCCTGATGTTCTCACTAAATGTCAAATAACAGTAACTTTGTGCTAGCACTACCATAATAACATACTAATTAATTCCCTTCTGCACGCCCAGTCTTGCCATGTCGACGCAAGGACTAAGAATTCCAGATAGCCTACCTAAAGGGCACATGTTATATAGCTTCTTATTTCACGTGTTTATATTCTCGACATTCCGCATTTCTCTGCATCGATCTCTCAAAATTCGTCATGCGTATGCCTCTTCAGTTAATAATTTGTGATTAATGTTCAGTTGTCCGTTTGCAGTCATGGGGATACTGgattccaaaatataaaataaaataaatcataattccATATAGCGACAGATAACAATGAAAATTTGATTTATCCATTAAGAACACTATACGCAGACATTTTTTAAGTATATGACACAACTGAAATGGGTAACAGTAATTGCAACTGAATAAGACAATACAATATGAAACGAATATACAACCAAGTAAATAAAAAGCCaatataaaagcaataaaaggtGTAAGAACCTCTTCGCTTTTCGCAAACATTAAATCAAAGTCTACCCGAATCTTAAAGcctattatataaaaataagcataagaataaaaataaaaacaagaattatacatttacacatCACAACACCGGGTTTAATGTGTATAGTCCATCTCATAGTTGGGAAGTCCATGACTAGACTCCACAGCTGTTAAAATTCTGTAGGCTACGAACAGACATAATTCTCATAAATTCACTTAGTtacattttgtgccattttcatGTTCACATGACACATCGTCTTTCATTCAtcctttattttctctctctctctttcacacacacacacacacacacacacgcacagagggagagagaaagagagagagaataatgaaaaaatagcccatatgaaaaatatgataaatCCTCTTAATTAGCCTAGTCTATAAACAATCAGCAAGTAAATGCAGATAGTATTATATGCAATAATGACCTGGATCGATATATGAATTAACATATACACTGACGCATACACACGCTCGTGCAaccatttcattaaaacatgCAGCCTATTATCGAAACAACGACATATCTATCTTCATATTTTCAcatcatgaaaaatattttcctttttttcttccagtccacgATCTCACACTGCGTCCGAGGGCAAAAGTTAGTCTCCTCTGAAACCTGAGAATTTCTGTCACTTCTTGCATATGGTTTAAGTGCTTTAATCCCAATTAGGGCCGGCTGACACACACGGCTATTCATGTGCCGCCCTCCCTGAATACATTTGCCTAGAAATGAACTTCACAAATAGAGTCCGCGCTA
This window of the Anguilla anguilla isolate fAngAng1 chromosome 1, fAngAng1.pri, whole genome shotgun sequence genome carries:
- the zgc:172323 gene encoding glial fibrillary acidic protein codes for the protein MSHSPERISSYRRHFEDGAGGSLYQVRVTSPSPTRREACLRSASYTRSAAATGMRAEVMGRRTASITRSPRMASLTMGAICYGAGAGVALDLDAAAAENQEFLSTRSSERQEMVVLNDRLAAYIEKVRTLEQQNRQLEAEIEALQNRFVKPSGLRMLYEEQLREMKRVADQMKRERDMAVAAKDAMAGQLEMLKAKYEEAVEMRKKAELEIEAFRPDVDAATSARIALEKHLENLEAEIEFLRRVHREEIEELMQQIYKASGTVDIAFSVPDLATALKQVQDQYDFIAAKNLQEMDSWYKTKFEDLNHASTKHVESVRGVRQEISGAKKDIQNKERDLEALKTRNETLEAQIRERQEKYKKELEELQAKIDSLKLEMKITKEKIALHLREYQDLLNIKMALEIEITTYRKLIEGEDLRLTGMVQGMSLMSSSMSALSAGTSVGLGSGMGVGLAGGMGVGLGGGSSGGIAGKNERGVIESYSEQAVEMTEKKTVLIS